GCTATATTCTTGCTCTTCTGCAAAAGAAATTAATTGCAGCTGGTGTGCAGCAACAATTAGTCCATACTATTATTTGAGCATGCAAACACTAGGTTTCATCTTCATATTATTATGTCCGCAAACGTTGACTAAGCTCTAGAAAAGTGAACAATTCAATGACTAATTCGAAGCAAAAACTGGTTGTTTACTGTAAGAGAGAATCTACTCGTCAATGGCAAGTTGTCCCACCGGTGCAAACTTGATCTTAGTGGCATATATATAGTAGATTTCCTCTTATTGTACGGcctgtatgcatgcatgaatcCTTCAAAGTAGAAGCATTGGAGCGGTCCCGTGCAAATTTATTTTCTTGGATggatctactattataaaaattgaagatgtttttgccgatactttggtacgtcatccgtgtttgaattGGTTGTAATTTTATGTTTTAGTtttaatctctatctctacctaaaaagaacaagaaatttCCATAATcggtaaaaaaggaaaaaaagtccgactaaAAAGgggtaaaaaagggaaaaaaaagtccgactcaaaaaaccgataaaaaaaacttctgtCGTGAAAAAAATTGTCCGACTCAGGTAAAAAAAGGTCTCGCCAGTAAAAAAAGACAAAGAAAAGtccgtttgttttttttttcaccggtgACTTTTTTCACGCGAAATAGTTTTACCCTACGCACGCGCTATTGGTTTTTTCGTCTGGTTTTTTAAATCCGATCGGTTCACCACGCGTCTCCCTGgtgcttttgttttttcatcaatttttttatcaccgGGTTTTTATCCCATGCGCTTTTGGTTTTTCTTGTACGattttttaatccgatttatTCGTGGCACGTCTACCGAGTTGAACCTTGGCGTTGTGCTGGCGCCATATTAATCGTGCGTTTTCACTTCAATTTGATTGCAAAAAGAAATCGATTCCCACTCATCCCTCGTCATTTTCTCCATGATTTTCTGGGCTTTATTTCGCcggatttaatctaatggttgcCGATGATGACAGCGATCTTCCCCAATTGTTTTTATCCTGAGTTTTACGCTCTGATTTTGGGTAAAACAACCAATTTTGGGTGATTAAGAAAGATTCGACCGGATTTGATGGGTCGAACGAAACATGCCAAACGAGGGAGGTAGCGGACCAGCCTAGGGCTGAAAACTGCTTCACTCGTGGCTGGGTGGAAACAAGAAGGCCAAACAGAGGGAGGTAGCGAACTGGCATAGGATTGAAATGTAAGGAAGGCTTTTGGCCCAAAACTCAAGAAAGATTTTGGGAAGGAATCGGGCGGTGCCGggcagaggagggagggaaggggagctTCACGGGGTGGCGGTGGATTGAGAAGGTCGGCGCGGGGGTgtggagaagaggaggccggcggcggtggggatagAGAGGATGGCCGGCGAAGGTGGGGATGGAGAGGATGGACCGGCGTGGTGGGGAAGGGCGACACGAGGAGAGGCTGCCGCGGGCGACGCCGGCACAGCCGTGCTCGGCTGAGCGTCGGCCGACTCCGCGTGGCGGTGGGaatggagaggaggggaaaggttCGACACGGTGGGGAGCTCGATCCGGGGACGCTGGCATGCTGCGGTGAACAGGAGTCGATGGAGAGGGGATAGAGACTcgctcgccggccggctgccACTTGCCTCGCTCCATCggctggggagagagaggggatagagagaagaggggagaaagaggaggaagaagaggagggtgagttggatgacatgtggggcccacgtgggtcccaccattttttttattattttctgtgTGAGACTAActtgtggggcccatgtgggtcccaccacttttttattattttttgtgtgagattgacatgtgggtcccgcagattttattatttttccggctCGAAttaccacgtaagcgccacgtcaatgccacgtcagatgaagaccgagtcaaattagccacgttggcgccacgtcagtcaaaaccgccctcaaaatcgtcgagggacctaatctgcaccggttttgatagttgagggacccgttgtgtctggttttctggttgagggatgaaatcggatttgttgacaagttaagggacctcagatgaacttattcctctggGTAGCGACGCAGGGGACTTGGGAGAGGCCCACGAGCTAGCCACATCGGAACAAGCAGGGGACACCGTAGCACCTGAGCCCAGCGAAGAGGTCTCCACCTCTGTCGGCTGGGagagaaataagttcactttaggtcccttaatttaTCGTCGAGTTTGAAATTCATCCCTAAACCGAAATACGATATAACTCATCCCCCAATTTATAATACCGTATCAACTTTGATCCTGGCGGTATAGCGGCCGGTTTTGGCTGATATGGTGAGTGGGACCTACctgggctccacatgtcagtggacgGTGTTAGGGGCGGTGCTGGTCTTCCTCTTCTCTAGCGCGGTGGACGGCGGGGCAGGGACGGCGCTCGGCCTTCCTCTTCTCTAGCAGCGAACGGCGGGGGTAGGGTGGACTGTGGCGGAAGTTGCACGATCTTCTCTATATCACCAGCCCATCCCGCGACTCCGCCTTCGAGGCTTCAACTTGTCCGACAACAACGTAGTTAAATTCATCCTCGCCACGTGGTTCCCCTTCGGCGCCAGCAGCAATGCGTCGCAGCCGGTGATGCAGTCCGTGGTGTGGTTCGCGAAGCAGTCGTTGTCCGGCGAGACGACCGTTGGCACTATGCATTCCGTGCTCAGCGTCACGGTAGACGGCCAGCTCGTGCTCACCGAAGTAGATGGCCACATGCTATGACGGGCACCGGTCTCCCGGCTGATGCGCAGCTCCATCCTCGTGCTCCGTGACTCTGATAGCCTCCGGCCGGTTCGTCGGTGACGCCGGCTGAAGGATCGAacaacaagaactaagccaaccaaacgggggtgaatggttgtagtatacatacatattatacatacatcctagttatattattacttaactaataccctctttccgatgccctcctggtgcttcgagaagccacccctgattgccgagttccttacaacaatccgtcatgaccatccaactgtggctaaatacggaggagtacccgccccaggaaattaacttagtactatatacacgcgcggaggaatactcGTACTGAGccgtcaccatcagcggcccacctcgctTTTGCAGCATATAACCTCAAATAATGATATGTAGTAATCTAAACACCATGCTTAAATTACCAAAtgctactctaatatcatcgtcatgacatagagtcatCATAAATAcgatcattatacccacaccatcgcatctcccagataagctagcatcataatAAATGTAACTCGGGCATATAATAAagttggtattcatatactcggataGTAATACAATACCAAAATAGTATAaagaaatattttaataaaagtcaagtcttacaaaagaaggaaaagctactagagctatACCCAAattcttccgaagactccgaggactgaagattctattctatttctattccactatactCTATAAActatactaaacttgagagatgtATGAAgtttcttgcttgaggtgtgtctTGAAATAGAGAGAGTGATGGCCTTAAATAAGCAGGTAATGACAGTTATGGTGGTTGGAAAGGTcagtaataccctccaaccgccatagggAGTGAATCTCGACCATTCCCTTCAAACCCTGAATCCAACGGAGCTGGTGCTGGTTCGGCTGAACATAGGctggcccaaccaacccacaaCTTGCCAGGTGGCCTCCTGGACTTCTTCtcttcgtagacttgtgaaatTTGGAACAATTGGTCGTGTCATTTTTGAGTTCTTGGCCCGTTCAttgataagtctgattctcgacatcgtccgattgattgatcgcctattttgatgtcgattctcctccattttgtgTTCATTCTttgcaagaggttagtaatcctagttctagtggaatatttattattttaacatAAGTATGCTTTGCAAGCAtgactagttctcctttattttggtagtattgacggacaaaactgatcgctaacgaccttCAACATTAGGAGAAGGCTAGCAACGGACCGGACGCCGCTAAGCGCGACCgaccgccgctaagcgtgaccaaCCACCGGTAGGCCAACAAAGAAACATAGCCCAGATCGCACAAAACCCAACCCTTACAATCAACACAAAGCCTTGCTCTATCCAGTCTTCAGGAGttagggagagagggtgagagagagaacggAACTCCTCTCCCCCCTAGGCCCTCCGACGCAGCCAACTTGTAGAGACTAGGACGCCGCCACAAGAGAATGAAATCTAGAGTGAGCTTGCACTAATTGGTTGGGGGTTTCAACTAGGGGATGCCTAAACAACGTCTCCAAGGAGAGAAACGACGGaaaacgccgccgccgccatccgtcaAGGTCTCAAAGAGAACCGAGACTGGGCTTTCACCCGACATCTACACATAAGGGATGAGacggcacgacaacgcccttGGGAGGGGAATGACACTTCGAGCGTCATCGTTGCCAGCCCGGCCGAGGCTGAGCTGGGTTTTCACCGaccgctcaccacctgcgagTCCACGGCTGGCGCCctgatgctccaccaccatccaTCCTCTGCCGGCATGTGGGTCCACTGCACTAGCGTCCCCCaccggccagccttcgtgcgccgaagactGCACCGCACTCACCGGTAGTTCCTTCTCCTTGCACCGTGCCCGCCTGTGTCACCACTGGCCTCGTCCACTGCCGGCCACGCCTCTTCACGCCAGGCTGGTCTCCCGCCACCGGCCGCACCACCGCTGGCTACGCCTCCTTGCGCCGTGCCGACCTCCGCTGCCACCGGCGGTACCTCTATGCACTGAGCTGGCCTCTGAGCactcctcccgccgctgccgcgccggccaAATGCTGTCATCTGCCACACCACCCTGGCTAGCCGCTCGAGGCCGTCCTTGCCTCCTCTCGCAGTCGTCGTAGCCCGTTTCCAGACGTCGACACTGCATCCACACCTTCCTCGCCTCTACATGCTGCCACCGGCAACCGACGCTGCGTTCACAGCCGTTGCCGCCGtcagccaccgccgtcgccagccacaACCGCCGCCAGCAGCGCCTCCAGCCGCTACTACcaacggccggccggccgctgtCGCCGCGGGCCTCGCGCCGCCATCGACCTGCCGCGATGGGCGCTCCTACTGAGAGCTCGCCCGCTGTCGCCGACCCATCGCCGCGAGCTCCGCTGCCCCTGCTGCGAGCTCGCCCGATCTGACCGCCGGGTGGCCAAATCCGCCTCCGGGGGCCGGATCCGGCGCGCCGTTTACATCCCCGCCTCCGTCGACCCAGCCACGCCTctaccgtcgccgtcgccatccccgccgccagccgccaccccCCTCCGGTAGATCCGGCCAGAGCGGCGTGGATCTGGCGGTCACCGCCACCGCTATCCTTGCGGCCACGCGGCTTGGCCGGCGGCCACtcaggcggcgacgaggcgaagGAGGAAGATGGGGGGAGGGTGTGGTCGGAGCTCGTCTCCTCCCGTGCTGCCCCTGGTGGAGGGCGACGGGAGAGTGAGAAGTGCAGGCTTCCTCTGCCTCGATCCAGAGACCCGGTGTTGCTGTGCGTGGTTTGAGTTTTTCCTTTCCCGCATGCAACAAAATCACCACTATGGGAGCGCGTTTGGACTTCCAGACCAAAGGAGAGAGCAACACTATTTGTGTAGAGTCACTACAAATTGCCTTATAGAGAAATTTTCCTAATACTTTGGAGgcatttttaaaatgcctttacGATGTTTTAGAGACATTTTAAAAAATGCCTCATAAGTGACTTTTTTTAGTGAATTATCTCTATAAACGAAAAGGCATTTTATATAATATCTCTATGCCTTGCGGCATTTTTGTACATACATTTTTATATCTATAAGAAAATAGAGACACTTTCTAGATGCACTTCGTTGTGCAGCAACTATAGCAAatcaatgtgaaaaaaaaaaagaaaaaaatatcataccATGCCAATCTTGGAACTCATGACCTCTTGAGTTTATAACTTTTATCTTCAATATACTAACCATCTCAACCTCAAATCATTATTTGTGAATATATGTCTTGTATTAATTATATCTAGTTTCTTAGCATACATTAAGATTTGGAAAAGTGCCTCTACATAGCTAGGTTAAAATGCCTTTACAAATGAGGCAATATTTAAAGTGCCAAAAAAAATGTCTCTACGgcataaatttaacaaaatgtGTTATAAATGCCTTTGAAGTGCTTATAGACTAAAAGTATTCTAGGAGATTTTGAAAGTGTCTCTAAACTGTAGAACTCCTAATTTTAGTGGCAAATTAAATATTCTCTACAAAAGTACGTCTATGTAAGATTTTTCTTGTATGAGTGCTCCAGCGAGGATTAATGGAGATTACCAATCTCCGATACCTCGGAAAAAACTCCACTGtgttcttattattattgcttcTTGCTTTTCATCAACTATAATTTGTAGAATTGCAAGGAAAGGCTATAGGTTGTAAAACTTGGGCTACACTCTTTAAACCTAGACACTTAAGCTAGTATGCTTACACTTAagcttgtcccagctgcagcttttctcaaaagctgcttctgctagaagctgccccaaacagtccatGGCTTCTGAGAATttgtagttacagattctgaaaaatgaactaagaagccagaagctggagaagctgggtttcagagcttttccaaattctcagaagctggctaccaaacagctgcttctcagaatctaaagctccccaaacaggctCTACCTCTAGGATTCCAATTTACCACCCTCTACAACATCTTTGAACATACAAGGCAATCATCCCTGTGTTGCTTAAAAGCATCTCAATTGACAATTTGACAAGTCTGTGGTATGTAAGTATTACATATCAGAAACACCAAATTCATAGACATTTTACATGATATATGCCGCGCCTTACTTCCTTAGAAGGCATGATATGTTATAATGTTTTAATGGAGTACTGTTAATTACAAACCAGCAAACAAATTTATTGTAAATCTATAGGTAGCAGTGACGTTGAATGTGAACCTCCCGTGATAGCATTCAGTAGTCTTGGCAATGGTGGCATTTTGAGTTCTAGTAGACCCTCTAGGAATTGCACCACCTCGCCCATTGTCGGGCGGTCAAACTCACTGTCTTGAATACACCAACAAGCAACTTTGCAAACTCGTTCAACCTCCTCGAGATTCACATCACCATGTAATTTTGCATCCACCAAATTTTCAATCCCTCCATTGATAAGCTGGCGGGCAACTTGCATAGGAAAATAGGCCGAATGACCCCTACAATATTCTTGATTTGAGTTCCTCCTTCCTGATATTATTTCAAACAAAACCATCCCATAGCTGTAAACATCTACTTTAGATGTAACAACGGTCCCACTAATCCATTCAGGGGCAAGATATCCAATAGTTCCTCTTACTGTAGTAAGAGCATGACTAAATTCTCTCCCCAAAACCTTTGCCATTCCAAAATCTGCTATTTTGGGAACAAAAGATGCATCAAGAAGTATATTCTCTGGCTTGATATCACAATGTATAATGCAATCTCGACAACTATCGTGCAAGTAAGCAAGGCCTTTGGCAACTCCAATAGCTATTTGGTATCTAATATTCCACTCCAAAACTTTATTATTATCCTTAAATAGATGCACATCGAGGGAGCGGTTTGTCATGTATTCATACACAAGTAACTTCTTACCATCTTCACAGCAAAGCCCTATCAGTTTAACTAAATTGATATGCTGGATTATCCCAATTGAATTCACTTCAGCTCTGAATTGCTTCACTCCTTGGCAGGCACCGTCAAGCCTTTTCACTGCAATGATAATTGAGTCATTTAGGTATCCCTTAAACACAGAACCAAAACTTCCTCCCCCCAACTTCTCTGAAAAATTTTTGGTTGCACATTGCAAATCGGTATATCGAAATGCCCTGATCCCAATGCCTTCCTGAGCATTTTCCACTCCACGAGAAAACCATTTCTGTTTTCTCATCCAAAACACCAGTACAAATATCATCAAACACAAAGCACTCATGCTTGCAGCAATGGTGACACCAATGACGGTTCcgctctttttcttcctttccaCACTTTGCACCTCATTTGCAGCAACGCGAATGTAAAGAGTTTCCCCATTTCCATCAGCAGATCCATCAGATTGTTGCCTTACATTATACAGCGCGTCATGCCAAACAGAGCATCCTCCTTTCCCATAGGAATATGCAGTACAGGAGCAATTGCTCAAGCAAACTTCTGAGCATTGATCTTTACTGCCAGCTGTCTGCACACTCATGGCATTATGGGGCAATATAATGTTTTGCACACAGTAGAACTTATCTGTGAACCCTTTCTTGTTCATGGTACTGCCACAATTTAAAGGAGTATTCCTCATACAACCTCCTGATCGATCTTCTAGATCCCAATCCTTGGGTGATCTTATAGAGAAACCCTTCAAGCAGTCACAGAATGGATTGTTACTGTCATTGCAGACTGAGAAAGGTCCACAGATTGCGTAAACATCGCAGTGAAGTATGGGCATCCTGTAGTTGATCAACCAATTCTGCAAGCTGTCCAACCATATACCTGCCAAACCTCGACCATTGACATCTATTCCAGCATGTGTAATCTTCTCCTTCGTCAGGGTATATGAGAGGTAAACCTCTCTGTCATTGTTGACATAAGTGAAATTGGGTATGGTTGCGCCAATCATCTCTGGCGCTAAGCCGAAGAAATGCCCATTCCAATCCCCAGTGGACCAATATACTACAGTTGAGTTCCATAACAAATGACCAGTACCATTGATATCAAACTCCACCGAGTATAAACCAGCAGCCTGGTCAATCGAATTTTTCCTAGA
The sequence above is drawn from the Oryza glaberrima chromosome 10, OglaRS2, whole genome shotgun sequence genome and encodes:
- the LOC127785820 gene encoding G-type lectin S-receptor-like serine/threonine-protein kinase At2g19130 codes for the protein MSLLLCFLLFSLYPPRISAATDTVSPGHALTGSDRLVSNNSKFVLGFFKTESKNSSYASHNSYLCIWYSKLPMITPLWSANGENPVVDPASPELAISSDGNMVILDQVTKNIIWSTHVNTRTNHTIVVLLNNGNLVLQSSSNSSKVFWQSFDYPTDSLFAGAKIFRNKVTGQKNRLVSRKNSIDQAAGLYSVEFDINGTGHLLWNSTVVYWSTGDWNGHFFGLAPEMIGATIPNFTYVNNDREVYLSYTLTKEKITHAGIDVNGRGLAGIWLDSLQNWLINYRMPILHCDVYAICGPFSVCNDSNNPFCDCLKGFSIRSPKDWDLEDRSGGCMRNTPLNCGSTMNKKGFTDKFYCVQNIILPHNAMSVQTAGSKDQCSEVCLSNCSCTAYSYGKGGCSVWHDALYNVRQQSDGSADGNGETLYIRVAANEVQSVERKKKSGTVIGVTIAASMSALCLMIFVLVFWMRKQKWFSRGVENAQEGIGIRAFRYTDLQCATKNFSEKLGGGSFGSVFKGYLNDSIIIAVKRLDGACQGVKQFRAEVNSIGIIQHINLVKLIGLCCEDGKKLLVYEYMTNRSLDVHLFKDNNKVLEWNIRYQIAIGVAKGLAYLHDSCRDCIIHCDIKPENILLDASFVPKIADFGMAKVLGREFSHALTTVRGTIGYLAPEWISGTVVTSKVDVYSYGMVLFEIISGRRNSNQEYCRGHSAYFPMQVARQLINGGIENLVDAKLHGDVNLEEVERVCKVACWCIQDSEFDRPTMGEVVQFLEGLLELKMPPLPRLLNAITGGSHSTSLLPIDLQ